One window of the Babesia microti strain RI chromosome IV, complete genome genome contains the following:
- a CDS encoding glutamyl-tRNA synthetase (overlaps_old_locusTagID:BBM_III04960) codes for MYEFNVLYHPTCTILGIDAFANLTRKEGIKVTLICDKGANVNSYTIKSRDSILTESFSCELSALDYLSGWSKNFQPQENIEIWAEILTNCSKDETLMAALDKYLSLKTFLSGHSMSCIDIAMFSILKPDPPYPNVTRWHRFIAHLIGPTISTNDKFGNQGNVRKAQVDNSYRGKLKNAVEGQVVTRFPPEPSGYLHIGHAKAALLNHYYAQEYGGKFILRFDDTNPVKESTEFQESITKDLELLGVKPNFITYSSDYFEKLQGYAIQLIKSGFAYCDDTSVDAMRNQRNEGTESVRRNESVETNLKHFKEMLDGTTAGETFCLRAKIDMKSKNKCMRDPVLYRCVIKVPHHRFGTKYKAYPTYDFACPVIDSIEGVTHALRTNEYSDRIAQYNWVIEALKLRPVEIYEFSRLNFVRTVLSKSKLNWFVTNKLVDGWEDPRMPTIRGILKRGLTVQALLEFVLDQGPSKAGNCMEWDKLWAKNKQILDRIVPRYSAVELPAVKVEFNTSKFCEKMRALHQKNPKLGECKQYLTPTILLDKSDISNDPEEVTLMRWGNAFLLSNDNKKNTNNDIILSEIEGRLNLDGDFKATKKKLHWVPYLPDKLCKLILREYGYLLKVNKLSEEAANSIDVFKNEIETVSMWEKEALGEPEMACLKIGDKIQLERKGYYTVLDKLGDKIILSKIPDGKQAK; via the exons ATGTATGAATTTAATGTTTTGTACCATCCTACATGTACAATTTTAGGAATTGATGCCTTTGCCAATTTAACGCGTAAGGAGGGCATAAAAGTCACTCTGATTTGTGATAAAGGTGCCAATGTCAATAGTTATACCATTAAGTCAAGGGATTCCATTCTTACTGAGAGTTTTAGCTGTGAATTGTCTGCACTTGACTACTTAAGTGGCTGGTCTAAAAACTTCCAACCGCAAGAAAACATCGAAATTTGGGCTGAAATTCTAACTAATTGTTCCAAAGATGAGACACTGATGGCTGCGctagataaatatttgtccctcaaaacatttttatccgGCCATTCAATGTCTTGTATTGATATTGCCATGTTTTCAATTCTAAAGCCTGATCCGCCATATCCAAATGTTACTAGATGGCACAGATTCATAGCTCATCTCATCGGTCCAACGATCAGCactaatgataaatttggaaatcAGGGTAATGTAAGAAAGGCTCAAGTTGATAATTCTTATCGAGGTAAACTGAAAAATGCTGTTGAAGGACAAGTTGTTACCAGATTCCCGCCCGAACCCTCAGGTTATTTGCATATTGGACATGCAAAAGCGGcattattaaatcattaCTATGCACAAGAATATGGCGGAAAGTTTATTTTGAg attCGATGATACAAATCCAGTGAAGGAGAGCACGGAGTTTCAAGAGTCAATAACAAAGGATTTGGAATTGTTAGGCGTTAAACCAAATTTCATCACTTATTCCTCTgattattttgaaaaattacaagGATATGCCATACAACTAATCAAATcag GATTTGCCTATTGTGACGATACAAGCGTGGATGCTATGCGAAATCAGCGTAACGAAGGAACAGAATCTGTTAGAAGAAATGAATCGGTGGAAACTAATTTAAAACATTTCAAAGAAATGCTAGATGGCACTACTGCGGGGGAAACATTCTGTCTGCGAGCTAAGATTGACATGAAGTCAAAAAATAAATGCATGAGAGATCCCGTATTGTACAGATGTGTCATTAAAGTTCCACATCATAGATTTGGTACCAAATATAAGGCTTATCCCACTTATGACTTTGCTTGTCCAGTAATTGACAGTATTGAAGGGGTCACACATGCCCTAAGGACTAATGAATACAGCGATAGGATAGCACAATATAACTGGGTTATTGAAGCTCTCAAACTAAGGCCTGTTGAGATATATGAGTTTAGCCGACTTAACTTTGTAAGAACTGTGCTATCAAAGAGTAAGTTGAATTGGTTCGTGACGAATAAATTGGTGGATGGATGGGAGGATCCAAGAATGCCCACGATTAGGGGTATTTTGAAGAGGGGATTGACTGTGCAAGCTCTATTGGAATTTGTGCTAGACCAAGGGCCTAGCAAGGCTGGCAATTGCATGGAATGGGACAAACTTTGGGccaaaaataaacaaatcCTAGATCGAATTGTCCCAAGGTATAGCGCCGTAGAGTTGCCTGCTGTGAAAGTTGAATTTAATACGAGTAAATTCTGTGAAAAAATGCGCGCATTGCATCAAAAGAATCCAAAATTGGGCGAATGCAAGCAATACCTAACACCGACAATTTTACTTGACAAATCAGACATTTCCAATGATCCAGAAGAGGTTACTTTGATGCGATGGGGAAATGCTTTCTTATTGTCCAACGACAACAAaaaaaacacaaataatgACATCATTTTAAGCGAAATCGAGGGTAGATTGAATCTTGACGGAGACTTTAAAGCTACTAAGAAGAAGCTACATTGGGTGCCATATCTCCCAGATAAG CTTTGCAAACTTATCTTACGTGAATATGGATATTTACTCAAAGTTAACAAACTGTCTGAAGAGGCAgcaaattcaattgatgtgttcaaaaatgaaatagaaACTGTGTCTATGTGGGAAAAGGAAGCATTGGGTGAACCGGAAATGGCATGCCTAAAAATAG GCgacaaaatacaattggAAAGGAAAGGCTACTACACTGTATTAGACAAGTTAGGCGATAAGATTATTCTGTCAAAGATACCT GATGGTAAGCAGGCTAAGTGA
- a CDS encoding 50S ribosomal protein L33, putative (overlaps_old_locusTagID:BBM_III04965) — protein sequence MFFLTNVLLKCNSKRLVVRLDSSVSSGYYYLTRISPLKAKHRMALRKHDPRVNKHVVFYQIGPAGSTQTKPPTLHSAKYARFVGKNKNMRPLLARVERAYEYGKFHAFDRAYPRLVSNRARTLPRMQ from the exons ATGttttttttaacaaatgTACTACTAAAATGCAACTCTAAACGTCTGGTAGTACGATTAGATAGTAGTGTCTCTAGTGGCTACTACTACCTAACCAGGATTTCACCCTTAAAAGCTAAACATCGCATGGCACTTAGGAAACATGATCCCAGAGTCAATAAACACGT GgttttttatcaaatcGGTCCTGCTGGTTCCACCCAGACCAAACCACCAACTTTACACTCTGCAAAATATGCCAGGTTTGTAGGTAAAAACAAGAACATGCGACCCTTACTTGCTAGGGTCGAACGCGCCTATGAGTATGGAAAGTTTCATGCCTTTGACCGAGCCTACCCTAGACTTGTATCAAACAGGGCCAGAACCCTACCCCGCATGCAGTGA
- a CDS encoding hypothetical protein (overlaps_old_locusTagID:BBM_III04970): MQSRFDEELEYPGSSLGSRLGSFERLKMDNYGKGNNYKANPFGFENKSYVETLIHKNFKHLELTKSYELSDYFIISSLGILATFVYEIMALFRIFTLIHTDDIPTFGLLNNVRSFELFFSASAVLSIAFISLMYYGLYKFITAKWIKMCKFVSKLAGETFINHTKNCVLEKVSQDCRDQDKFRKFGKQFATALDYAIKEFEPDRTELSECSKYVWNKSKCSLCKLQMQCVVMPICAVTIAQSLIGAYVYYIAMYYRRVPLGHPTLITKFRWFAAVQYEGLLWISLQCTISLIAIFIVYKHNKKMPQIIEEQADTALGNANYFANILVNRIWDDKSSILNGNDTKIVGLESMGVCNLLGCGSICNGNSSDKGKNCETLSNSTCVYPTSNDYNLTSVNDLHEYIRQV, from the exons ATGCAGAGTCGTTTCGATGAGGAACTAGAATACCCTGGGTCAAGTCTAGGATCCAGATTAGGTAGTTTTGAACGCCTAAAAATGGACAACTATGGGAAaggtaataattataaagCAAATCCATTTGGGTTTGAAAACAAATCATATGTGGAGACCTTGAtacacaaaaattttaaacatttgGAATTAACCAAGTCTTACGAGTTGTCAGACTACTTTATCATATCGTCATTAGGTATACTCGCAACTTTTGTATATGAAATAATGGCATTATTCCGCATTTTCACGTTAATCCACACGGATGATATTCCTACTTTTGGTCTACTAAACAATGTTAGATCATTTGAACTTTTCTTTTCCGCCTCTGCCGTGTTAAGCATTGCGTTCATATCGCTTATGTATTATGGACTCTACAAGTTTATAACCGCTAAGTGGATTAAAATGTGCAAGTTTGTTTCCAAATTGGCGGGAGAGACCTTTATAAATCACACAAAAAACTGCGTATTAGAGAAGGTGTCTCAGGATTGTCGAGATCAAGATAAATTCAGAAAGTTTGGTAAGCAATTCGCCACTGCGCTTGACTATGCCATTAAGGAATTTGAGCCCGATCGTACCGAATTGAGTGAATGTTCAAAATACGTTTGGAATAAAAGCAAATGTTCATTGTGCAAGTTGCAAATGCAGTGTGTGGTTATGCCAATATGCGCTGTTACAATCGCACAATCTTTAATTGGCGCGTATGTGTACTACATCGCAATGTATTACCGCCGGGTTCCCCTCGGTCATCCCACCTTGATCACCAAATTCCGCTGGTTTGCTGCAGTACAATATGAAGGACTGCTATGGATATCCTTACAGTGTACAATATCCCTTATCGCCATTTTCATCGTGTATAAGCATAACAAAAAGATGCCACAAATTATAGAAGAGCAAGCCGATACAGCTTTGGGTAATGCCAACTATTTTGCAAACATCCTA gtAAATCGTATTTGGGACGATAAATCATCAATCCTAAATGGAAATGACACTAAGATTGTGGGTCTAGAATCGATGGGGGTCTGTAACTTATTAGGTTGTGGCAGTATTTGCAACGGAAATAGTTCAGATAAAggaaaaaattgtgaaaCTCTAAGCAATTCCACCTGTGTCTATCCTACAAGTAACGACTATAATCTCACCAGTGTCAACGATCTCCATGAATACATTCGGCAAGTTTAG
- a CDS encoding hypothetical protein (overlaps_old_locusTagID:BBM_III04975) translates to MMGSMTRARSIFQAANLLAKSRNRDPFKWTEIFKGLHRKAFLLTIANGDVVDTNVNICTTREISLVFEAFSRISKCTKLVELNISQKIANNYGSLANFDESGNRRYNEYTFGFYDLVNLYLPLTLKCVDHLNIHDIYKLLSFLKALGQESYLIYNTLDKLSEKFTNECNSLSTSQICQLLKIFTGQLEQTQSFTQIIMPLINTLRSNIMSLNTNQLYEIIEILYLIREIPCNQILYDCYIRLREDYHHLSLKQITLIISCYSRHYKHTHVYIPSLMHQISDFLMKKCSAKLNDKQFFLNAIDARVLCQLFKSYSTIGYIYRPLFDMLFEILHVWSDKLSLIHYSTIAASLASLQTKHNVYLYNYTDLKFKDTHSSQRNALPETYTSLSKDKIHCNPIRHWLHVKDKLQLKSKHEDCIVYTRNKFDEKNEMKAVILIPKENYSSNFICWWRHLLIHLSSHIENLKTKKKKADIDFANVSIEILDSMAKSGQSHAQVVSQLLNFIYYEIDTLSGITVLSLLCNLQSLQINYSELLEMVATKRFNEFTIPQSLICINLILANCIPLQEQHMDFLHKISTQITCNSNAKNLLEFSHPSTLIDIAGHLSISNLNDRNICQALINIVKTNLFSTICPWFEELVNSSISKFNLQLLPHEDNYVNNNLIYSKLRTGGKFHSLSKIKLPTIVIRDNYEHKAPTTTIIPYHWELESFKKSLYRIQLEFSRHNITYISKCTINSCPIDILYSIPENETDKFVILCLAPDEFDTPTANYTHTCYWKTRLAYLNTMGFEIKILLCGNICDDFFTKINDAGNDVLPSL, encoded by the exons ATGATGGGGAGTATGACCAGGGCGAGGAGCATTTTTCAGGCGGCGAATCTATTGGCCAAGAGTAGGAATAGGGACCCATTTAAATGGACAGAGATTTTTAAAGGGTTACATCGCAAAGCGTTTTTATTAACCATAGCAAATGGGGATGTAGTTGACACTAATGTTAATATTTGTACCACTAGAGAAATATCGCTGGTGTTTGAAGCCTTCTCCAGGATTTCCAAATGCACTAAGTTGGTTGAATTAAATATCAGTCaaaaaattgccaataatTATGGTAGTTTAGccaattttgatgaatcTGGGAATCGCAGATATAATGAATACACATTTGGATTCTACgatttggtaaatttgtacCTACCATTAACGCTAAAGTGCGTAGATCATTTGAATATACatgatatatacaaattgttgagCTTTTTGAAGGCTCTGGGACAAGAATCCTACTTGATCTACAACACGTTGGACAAACTCTCagaaaaatttacaaacgAATGCAACTCCCTGTCAACTTCCCAAATATGTCAACTacttaaaatatttacagGACAACTGGAACAAACTCAATCATTCACGCAG aTCATAATGCCACTGATCAATACATTGCGTAGTAATATTATGAGTTTGAAcacaaatcaattatacgAAATTATTGAAATCCTTTATTTAATTCGTGAAATACCGTGtaatcaaattttatacgATTGTTACATCCGTTTAAGGGAGGATTACCATCATTTATCTCTGAAACAAATTACTTTAATCATTTCTTGCTATTCCAG GCATTACAAACACACACATGTGTACATTCCAAGTTTAATGCATCAAATTTcagattttttaatgaaaaaatgcAGCGCAAAGCTTAATGACAAACAATTCTTCTTAAATGCAATAGATGCTAGAGTCTTGTGTCAACTCTTCAAATCATATTCTACAATAGGCTATATTTATAGGccattatttgatatgttATTCGAGATACTTCATGTTTGGTCCGATAAGTTATcattaattcattattcTACAATCGCAGCTTCACTAGCTTCCCTCCAAACAAAGCACAATGTCTATCTTTACAATTACACAGACTTGAAATTTAAAGATACACATTCTAGCCAGCGTAATGCCCTACCTGAGACCTATACTAGCCTTTCCAAGGATAAGATTCATTGTAATCCAATAAGACATTGGCTTCATGTCAAAGATAAACTACAGTTGAAATCTAAACATGAAGATTGCATAGTGTATACgagaaataaatttgatgagAAGAATGAAATGAAAGCAGTAATTTTGATACCTAAAGAAAACTACAGttccaattttatttgctGGTGGAGGCATCTATTAATACACTTATCATCCCACATTGA AAATTTAAAGACTAAAAAGAAAAAAGCTGATATCGATTTTGCAAATGTTTCTATCGAAATTTTGGATTCAATGGCAAAATCTGGACAATCACATGCCCAAGTTGTTTCCCAATTActcaatttcatttattatgaaattgacaCATTGAGTGGCATTACGGTACTGAGTTTACTGTGCAATTTGCAATCTCTACAG ATAAATTACTCAGAATTACTTGAAATGGTTGCCACAAAAAGATTCAATGAATTTACTATACCCCAATCTCTAATCTGCATTAATCTCATATTGGCAAATTGCATACCTCTACAAGAACAGCACATGGATTTTTTGCACAAGATTTCAACCCAAATTACATGCAATTCAAACGCCAAAAACCTGTTAGAATTTTCTCATCCTTCAACGTTAATTGACATTGCAGGCCATTTATCAATTAGTAATCTAAACGACAGAAACATATGCCAAGCATTAATCAACATAGTAAAAACTAATCTATTCAGTACTATCTGTCCAT gGTTTGAAGAGCTAGTAAATTCAAGCATAAGCAAGTttaatttgcaattattaCCACATGAAGATAATTATGTCAATAACAACTTGATCTATTCAAAATTAAGAACTGGCGGCAAATTTCACTCATTATCTAAGATAAAGTTGCCAACTATTGTTATAAGAGATAATTATGAGCATAAGGCACCGACAACCACTATTATACCCTACCATTGGGAATTAGAAAGTTTTAAGAAATCACTATACCGAATTCAATTGGAATTTTCACGACATAacattacatatatatcaaaatgtacaataaattcatgccctatagatatattatactCTATTCCGGAGAATGAAAccgataaatttgtaatacTGTGTTTGGCACCGgatgaatttgacactCCCACAGCAAATTACACTCACACTTGTTATTGGAAGACTAGGTTGgcatatttaaatactatGGGATTtgaaatcaaaattttactttGTGGTAACATTTgtgatgatttttttacaaaaattaacgATGCAGGCAATGATGTTCTGCCTAGCTTATAG
- a CDS encoding conserved Plasmodium protein, unknown function (overlaps_old_locusTagID:BBM_III04975;~overlaps_old_locusTagID:BBM_III04980), with product MGNCASRRKPKSKPKKQSKPIKTETKVINNVDTKSKLEKVKPKNEEHESTSNPTASKEPTWPSEKSNIYNKNSSPKNVVITKSKRIPVRNPKLYNEDIPIQPAKGANLKSWWNESNEFPLTEHEVTKPVGFNNTDTLRNDHESNRLTRDSVPKPRNRNGMDYIDKFNNKGNVCSHRGRNNDINDDGYNNDMRGSGRKVFNDDGAAKSTSSKAPSIIASIHDFDYQPDFLRSKIVAKINHLPQYDEEPLYDKPCHNEPKYSKDESHESCQDSKNQESYVHSPEENISFENKNSCDYNDKLNDTHYSNVDNYEEDILSQPSLIKYNRPRSTVRAQREINRLDPNALASANIQKELKKIPTIKESSWKELIKCQSEISKQAKRNASIMLKCDSKLLLDATRAIIVNSNSGRSNICKNSLLCLGELFYNFPNELATLVNDAIEKVIKKASQGSSDFIRMEANKTLVKICLKSAETKLITYLLGLYKYQQSCRTTILNCIIILFDRLGPEISNLRQLKEVAEITFMALSDGSQFVRKSANVLASLMGDHCNINMLLNKLHLKSEIRSLVERSISKYDSSMRGKFIQKISSIS from the exons ATGGGTAACTGTGCATCCAGGCGTAAACCCAAATCGAAACCGAAGAAACAATCAAAACCCATCAAAACAGAAACGAAAGtcataaataatgttgATACAAAATCTAAACTCGAAAAGGTTAAACCAAAAAATGAAGAACATGAATCCACGTCTAATCCCACTGCATCCAAGGAACCGACGTGGCCCTCggaaaaatcaaatatatacaacaaaAATAG tAGCCCAAAAAATGTAGTGATAACTAAATCTAAAAGAATTCCAGTGAGAAAtcctaaattatacaatgaAGACATTCCTATACAGCCTGCTAAGGGAGCGAATCTGAAATCATGGTGGAATGAGTCAAATGAATTTCCATTGACAGAACATGAAGTGACCAAACCTGTAGGATTTAACAATACAGATACACTTAGAAATGATCACGAATCTAATAGGCTTACCCGTGACAGTGTGCCTAAACCGAGAAATAGGAATGGTATGGACtatattgacaaatttaacaataaaGGTAATGTATGTAGTCATCGCGGTCGAAATAACGatattaatgatgatgggtataataatgatatgCGTGGTAGTGGAAGGaaagtatttaatgatgATGGTGCTGCAAAAAGTACATCATCAAAAGCTCCTTCAATAATAGCATCAATCCATGATTTTGATTACCAACCAGATTTCCTAAGATCCAAGATTGTAGCCAAAATTAATCATCTACCTCAATATGATGAAGAACCACTATATGATAAGCCATGCCATAATGAACCAAAATACAGTAAAGATGAATCGCATGAGAGTTGCCAAGATTCTAAGAATCAAGAAAGTTATGTTCATTCGCCAgaagaaaatatttcattcGAAAACAAAAACTCATGCGATTACAATGATAAACTAAATGATACGCACTATTCTAATGTCGATAATTACGAGGAAGACATATTATCCCAACCTTCACTGATTAAATACAACAGGCCAAGATCTACAGTTAGGGCACAAAGGGAGATAAATCGATTG GACCCAAATGCATTGGCCTCAGCAAATATTCAGAAAGAGTTGAAGAAGATACCTACGATAAAGGAGAGTAGCTGGAAAGAATTGATCAAGTGTCAAAGTGAAATTTCAAAACAAGCAAAAAGAAATGCTAGTATTATGCTTAAATGTG ACTCAAAATTGCTGCTGGATGCCACCAGAGCtattattgtaaattcGAATAGTGGGCGATCAAATATATGCAAAAATTCGCTATTGTGTTTAGGAGAGTTGTTCTACAATTTTCCAAATGAATTg GCCACGCTAGTAAACGATGCTATAGAAAAGGTGATTAAAAAAGCCAGTCAAGGATCTTCAGATTTCATACGCATGGAAGCCAATAAGACATTGGTTAAAATATGTCTTAAAAGTGCTGAAACGAAGCTCATAACGTATCTGCTTGGGTTGTATAAGTA CCAACAATCATGCCGTACAACAATactaaattgtataataattctGTTCGATAGGCTTGGTCCAGAAATTAGCAACCTCAGGCAACTAAAAGAAGTGGCAGAGATTACATTTATG GCTTTAAGTGATGGATCTCAATTTGTTAGGAAATCTGCCAACGTCCTGGCAAGCCTGATGGGAGA tcATTGTAACATAAATATGCTGCTGAACAAGCTTCACTTGAAGTCAGAGATTAGATCGTTGGTTGAAAGGTCGATTTCCAAGTACGACTCAAGTATGAGGggtaaatttatacaaaaaatttcttCTATAAGCTAG
- a CDS encoding 20S proteasome subunit alpha 5 (overlaps_old_locusTagID:BBM_III04985) codes for MFATRSEYDRGVNTFSPEGRLFQVEYALGAIKFGSTAIGITTKEGVIFASEHRASSPLLVLTSVEKILEIDSHIACTMSGLIADARTLVNHGRTECANHRFVYNEPMPIQSCVESMSELALEFSLVIETKKKKTMSRPFGVALLVGGIDDFGPNLWCTDPSGTNTKFKAAAIGAAQEGAEAMLQEKYSPDMSFEDAEKLIVEILRHVMEEKITKNNVEMACIKVTDKKVHFYKADEIENIIASLPPPEFPSVQDLRS; via the exons atGTTTGCTACTAG GAGCGAATATGATCGGGGCGTCAATACATTTTCGCCAGAAGGCCGTTTATTCCAAGTGGAATATGCCCTAGGGGCTATAAAg ttTGGCAGTACAGCCATAGGCATAACCACAAAAGAAGGGGTAATTTTTGCCTCTGAGCACCGAGCTTCCTCACCCTTACTAGTCCTAACTTCGGTGGAAAAGATACTGGAAATTGACTCTCATATTGCCTGTACCATGAGCGGTCTAATAGCGGATGCAAG AACTTTGGTTAATCATGGCAGAACTGAATGTGCAAATCATAGATTTGTGTACAATGAGCCTATGCCTATTCAATCGTGCGTGGAATCTATGTCAGAATTAGCGTTGGAGTTTTCAC TTGTAATTGAAACTAAGAAAAAGAAGACTATGAGTAGACCTTTTGGTGTGGCTCTATTGGTGGGTGGAATTGATGATTTCGGGCCAAATCTTTGGTGCACCGATCCTTCAG GCACTAATACTAAATTTAAGGCAGCGGCCATAGGTGCAGCTCAGGAAGGGGCAGAAGCTATGCTGCAAGAAAAGTATAGTCCAGATATGTCGTTCGAAG ATGCAGAGAAGTTGATAGTTGAGATATTAAGGCATGTGATGGAGGAGAAGATAACAAAAAACAACGTGGAAATGGCGTGCATAAAAGTCACAGATAAGAA AGTTCATTTCTATAAGGCTGATgagattgaaaatattattgcTAGTTTGCCTCCACCTGAATTTCCATCCGTTCAAGATTTGAGGTCCTGA